The following are encoded together in the Geobacter sulfurreducens PCA genome:
- a CDS encoding GTP-binding protein, which yields MALLNSAKREINAKIVFFGAPCSGKSSLLRYIHGKLKQEFRGPLKTVGGRQDRLFFFDVMPPELGEVNGNRVRFHLYTVQGEVADPATWKMVLKGADGVIFVADASPDGFAGTRRSLEDLREISRGYGQDVSALPFEMVCNKSDLPDAVSADDLRCELGVDAVALPCSAVTGEGILSALSRVVKSVIRNLRDRQSSDGGGVEGLTEDVKETRDDAVVAQPPEHGAMAMPVSDGPHVSLEEPVGPAGYPELSLVGIPTVSGRVCRMTLAVRAGDCESRYSLTVTLDPEPTDG from the coding sequence ATGGCCCTGCTCAACAGCGCGAAACGCGAAATCAACGCCAAGATCGTCTTCTTCGGAGCACCTTGTTCCGGCAAATCCTCACTGCTACGCTACATCCACGGCAAGCTCAAACAGGAGTTCAGGGGGCCCCTCAAAACCGTCGGGGGACGCCAGGACCGCCTCTTTTTTTTCGACGTGATGCCGCCGGAGCTGGGCGAAGTGAACGGCAACCGGGTCCGGTTCCATCTCTATACGGTGCAGGGCGAAGTTGCCGATCCCGCCACCTGGAAGATGGTGCTCAAGGGGGCTGATGGGGTGATTTTTGTTGCGGACGCGTCCCCCGACGGCTTTGCCGGCACCCGGCGGAGCCTTGAGGATCTGCGGGAGATTTCCCGTGGGTACGGTCAGGATGTTTCGGCACTGCCGTTTGAGATGGTGTGCAATAAGAGCGATCTGCCGGATGCCGTTTCCGCCGACGACCTGCGCTGTGAACTGGGGGTCGATGCAGTTGCGCTTCCCTGCTCGGCGGTTACGGGGGAGGGCATACTGTCCGCCCTGTCACGCGTGGTAAAGTCGGTGATCCGGAACCTGCGGGATCGCCAGTCATCCGATGGCGGAGGGGTGGAGGGGCTCACGGAGGATGTGAAGGAGACCCGGGACGATGCAGTCGTCGCTCAACCGCCGGAGCACGGCGCTATGGCAATGCCCGTTTCCGATGGGCCGCACGTTTCCCTTGAAGAACCGGTCGGCCCCGCAGGATATCCCGAGTTGAGCCTGGTCGGCATTCCGACCGTAAGCGGCAGAGTCTGCCGCATGACTCTCGCGGTTCGGGCCGGTGACTGCGAGTCCCGCTACTCCCTGACCGTTACGCTCGATCCAGAGCCAACCGACGGCTGA
- a CDS encoding SPOR domain-containing protein translates to MNIEFDQEPAGREPENKGGNTRVLLLVLLLLVAVFGYLYYFTGFIKPREEVKAPAPVQPAQVKQPIPPRTEAQPAGEGAKDAAKIESAAAPKTEPAKPEAGKAEAQKEPAPKAAPSKDAAKKPEPAPAKTAKSAPAPQAVAKTAPAKPAPAPAADKAKAEAAKKAEPTAKPAANKGAKPEAAVAAKAAAGAPGKKKPAPVEPATAAAKAGDTKGAAATARKDKPKAAAVAKSTATVSKVAATGPYTLRIGEYVVPSAMDKDKDRVRNAGLTPVVKEGSKKKEPMVRLLLTEAADQEGARRELARLKDATVEGFILNEGGTYRVYAGSYFVAERAQREQARLASLGIKVALRKSSVSVPTLVLTAGMFETKDEALKAAAALKKAGLKPVLAGAGK, encoded by the coding sequence ATGAACATCGAATTCGATCAGGAACCCGCAGGCCGGGAGCCGGAAAACAAAGGGGGAAACACGCGGGTACTCCTGCTTGTCCTCCTGTTGCTCGTGGCGGTATTCGGATACCTCTACTATTTCACCGGCTTCATCAAGCCCCGTGAAGAAGTGAAGGCTCCTGCACCGGTCCAACCGGCTCAGGTCAAGCAGCCCATCCCTCCGCGGACCGAGGCGCAGCCTGCTGGCGAGGGTGCGAAGGATGCGGCGAAAATCGAATCTGCCGCTGCCCCGAAAACCGAACCCGCCAAGCCGGAAGCTGGGAAAGCCGAGGCTCAGAAAGAGCCGGCCCCGAAGGCCGCGCCCTCCAAGGATGCCGCGAAAAAACCCGAACCCGCACCGGCCAAGACCGCGAAGTCGGCTCCCGCACCACAGGCAGTGGCCAAGACCGCCCCGGCGAAACCCGCACCTGCGCCTGCTGCAGACAAGGCTAAAGCGGAAGCCGCAAAGAAAGCAGAGCCGACCGCAAAACCGGCTGCCAACAAGGGGGCGAAGCCCGAAGCCGCTGTTGCCGCAAAGGCTGCTGCTGGTGCTCCCGGCAAGAAAAAGCCTGCACCGGTCGAGCCGGCCACAGCGGCCGCCAAGGCCGGCGATACAAAGGGGGCCGCTGCGACAGCCAGGAAGGACAAACCCAAAGCCGCCGCTGTCGCGAAAAGCACGGCCACCGTCTCAAAGGTGGCTGCTACCGGGCCGTATACCCTCAGAATCGGCGAATATGTGGTTCCCTCCGCCATGGACAAGGATAAGGACAGGGTCCGGAATGCCGGGCTCACACCGGTTGTGAAGGAAGGGAGCAAAAAGAAGGAACCGATGGTCCGCCTGTTGCTGACCGAGGCTGCTGATCAGGAAGGAGCCCGCCGCGAGCTTGCCCGCCTCAAGGACGCCACGGTGGAAGGGTTTATTCTGAACGAAGGCGGCACCTACCGGGTCTATGCCGGATCCTATTTCGTTGCCGAGCGGGCCCAGCGCGAACAAGCTCGACTGGCTTCCCTCGGGATAAAGGTGGCCCTCCGCAAGTCGTCGGTATCCGTGCCCACCCTTGTGCTGACCGCTGGCATGTTCGAGACGAAAGACGAAGCTCTCAAGGCTGCCGCAGCGCTCAAGAAGGCCGGGCTCAAGCCTGTCCTTGCCGGAGCCGGCAAGTAG
- the fusA gene encoding elongation factor G translates to MGKYDTAKLRNLGIVAHGGAGKTSLTEAILYTAGMIDRLGRVDDGTSTMDFEPEEIKRKITISSSLDHCEWNGHSLHIVDTPGYGNFIADTRACMRALGGCVVILSAISGVKVQTEEVWEWANEFELPRIAFVNKMDREYANFLRAIDDMEKSLKARGVAVQMPLGAAETFEGVIDLITMKAYRYAKDTSGTFKEEEIPAEYRDEAQRLREHLVETVAEAYDGLTEKYLETGELTEEEILDGLRVGTLRYTFTPVFCGSATMNIGVRHLLDYICACLPSPQDRGAVAGANPKNGEPIERRPEESEPFSALVFKTTSDPYTGKISIFRVYSGVLNSDSTIYNPVRECEERIGQIYELEGKKQKPIKQAVAGDIVAVAKLKETLTGDTLCDKDHPIIYEPAKPLQPVISYAVQPKTKNDEDKIHGALQRLMEEDQTIQVRRDEKTRELILSGMGQVHLEVTIEKLKRKFNVDVEMKTQKVPYLETFKAQVKAQGKYKKQSGGRGQYGDCWVEFSPLGRGDGFQFEDKIVGGVIPRQYIPAVEKGIFEASQDGFLAGYPLVDFKAAVYDGSFHTVDSSEMAFKVAGSLAFKKAMETAKVVLLEPMMNMKVTVPEETMGDVIGDLNSRRGKVVGVEPKANSQIIRAVVPMSEVLAYANDLKSMTSDRGLFTMEFSHYEEVPTHLAQKVVAESQKAEGKNNH, encoded by the coding sequence ATGGGCAAGTATGATACCGCGAAGCTGAGAAACCTTGGAATTGTGGCCCACGGGGGCGCCGGCAAGACCTCGCTCACCGAGGCCATCCTGTACACGGCCGGGATGATCGACCGCCTCGGCCGGGTGGACGACGGCACCTCCACCATGGATTTCGAGCCCGAGGAGATCAAGCGCAAGATCACGATTTCGTCCTCCCTGGATCACTGCGAGTGGAACGGTCATTCACTCCATATTGTCGATACCCCTGGCTACGGCAACTTCATCGCCGATACCCGGGCCTGCATGCGTGCTCTTGGCGGCTGCGTTGTCATTCTTTCTGCCATCTCGGGGGTCAAGGTGCAGACCGAGGAGGTCTGGGAGTGGGCCAACGAGTTCGAGTTGCCGCGCATCGCCTTCGTGAACAAGATGGACCGGGAATATGCCAATTTCCTGCGGGCCATCGACGATATGGAGAAATCACTCAAGGCTCGTGGGGTTGCCGTCCAGATGCCGCTTGGCGCGGCTGAGACCTTCGAGGGGGTCATCGACCTGATCACGATGAAAGCGTACCGTTACGCCAAAGACACCTCCGGCACCTTCAAGGAAGAAGAAATTCCCGCCGAGTATCGTGACGAGGCCCAGCGGCTCCGCGAGCATCTGGTTGAAACCGTGGCCGAGGCTTATGACGGCCTCACCGAGAAGTACCTGGAAACGGGTGAGCTGACCGAGGAGGAGATCCTGGACGGCCTGCGGGTGGGAACCCTGCGTTACACCTTCACACCGGTCTTCTGCGGTTCGGCCACCATGAACATCGGCGTGCGTCATCTGCTGGATTATATCTGCGCCTGCCTGCCGTCACCCCAGGATCGGGGAGCCGTTGCCGGTGCCAACCCCAAGAACGGCGAACCGATCGAGCGGCGCCCGGAGGAGAGTGAGCCCTTCTCTGCCCTGGTCTTCAAGACCACCTCTGATCCCTACACCGGCAAGATATCCATCTTCCGGGTCTATTCCGGCGTCCTCAATTCCGACTCCACCATCTACAATCCGGTCCGTGAATGCGAGGAGCGGATCGGCCAGATCTATGAACTGGAGGGCAAAAAGCAGAAGCCGATCAAGCAGGCCGTTGCCGGCGACATCGTTGCGGTTGCCAAGCTCAAGGAAACCCTCACGGGCGACACCCTCTGCGACAAGGATCACCCCATCATCTACGAACCGGCGAAACCGCTCCAGCCGGTGATTTCCTACGCGGTCCAGCCCAAGACCAAGAATGACGAGGACAAGATCCACGGTGCACTCCAGAGGCTCATGGAAGAGGATCAGACCATTCAGGTCCGCCGCGACGAGAAGACCCGGGAACTGATTCTTTCAGGCATGGGTCAAGTTCACCTGGAAGTGACCATCGAGAAGCTCAAGCGGAAGTTCAACGTAGACGTGGAAATGAAGACGCAGAAAGTTCCCTACCTTGAAACCTTCAAAGCCCAGGTCAAGGCCCAAGGCAAGTACAAGAAGCAATCCGGCGGACGGGGCCAGTACGGCGACTGCTGGGTTGAATTCTCGCCGCTCGGCCGGGGAGATGGGTTCCAGTTCGAGGATAAGATCGTGGGTGGTGTTATACCCCGACAGTATATTCCTGCCGTGGAAAAAGGGATCTTCGAGGCATCCCAGGACGGCTTCCTTGCCGGCTACCCCCTGGTGGACTTCAAGGCGGCGGTCTATGACGGCTCTTTCCACACGGTTGATTCGTCGGAGATGGCGTTCAAGGTGGCCGGCTCCCTCGCGTTCAAAAAGGCCATGGAGACGGCCAAGGTGGTGCTGCTGGAGCCGATGATGAACATGAAGGTCACCGTGCCCGAAGAGACCATGGGCGACGTCATCGGTGACCTGAACTCCCGTCGGGGTAAGGTGGTGGGGGTTGAGCCCAAGGCCAATTCCCAGATCATCCGTGCCGTGGTCCCCATGTCCGAGGTGCTGGCCTATGCCAACGACCTCAAGTCCATGACGAGCGACCGAGGGCTTTTCACCATGGAATTCTCCCACTACGAGGAAGTCCCGACGCATCTGGCGCAGAAAGTCGTTGCCGAGTCCCAGAAGGCGGAAGGCAAGAATAATCATTAA
- a CDS encoding type III pantothenate kinase: protein MLLVIDVGNTNIVLGIYDGERLVRDWRVSTDKARTTDEYGILINELFRLAGLGLDQIRAVIISSVVPPLTGVLERLSLGYFGMRPLVVGPGIKTGMPIQYDNPREVGADRIVNAVAGYEKYRTSLIIVDFGTATTFDYVNRKGEYCGGAIAPGLVISTEALFQRASKLPRVDIIRPSAIIARNTVNSMQAGIYYGYVGLVDEIVTRMKAESKDAPRVIATGGLASLIAPESKTIEAVEEYLTLEGLRILYERNRE, encoded by the coding sequence GTGCTTCTTGTTATAGACGTGGGTAATACCAATATCGTGCTCGGGATTTACGATGGCGAGCGCCTGGTGAGGGATTGGCGGGTCTCCACGGACAAGGCCCGTACTACCGACGAGTACGGTATTCTCATAAATGAGTTGTTCCGCTTGGCGGGCCTTGGGCTCGATCAGATCCGCGCGGTGATCATCTCCTCGGTGGTGCCGCCCCTCACCGGCGTGCTGGAGCGTCTTTCCCTGGGGTATTTCGGGATGCGTCCCCTGGTGGTGGGACCGGGCATCAAGACAGGCATGCCAATCCAGTACGACAACCCCCGGGAGGTGGGGGCCGACCGGATCGTGAACGCGGTGGCGGGGTACGAGAAGTACCGCACCTCTCTCATTATCGTCGATTTCGGCACCGCTACCACGTTCGACTACGTGAACCGCAAGGGAGAGTACTGCGGAGGGGCCATCGCGCCGGGACTCGTCATTTCCACCGAGGCCCTGTTCCAGCGGGCCAGCAAGCTGCCCAGGGTTGATATCATACGTCCGTCCGCGATCATTGCCAGGAACACGGTCAATTCGATGCAGGCGGGAATTTACTATGGTTACGTGGGGCTCGTAGACGAGATCGTCACCCGGATGAAGGCCGAGAGCAAGGATGCGCCCCGGGTTATCGCTACCGGAGGGTTGGCGTCCCTCATAGCGCCGGAGTCCAAGACCATCGAAGCCGTCGAGGAATATCTGACACTGGAGGGATTGCGCATACTGTACGAACGAAACAGGGAGTGA